A genomic window from Cloacibacillus evryensis DSM 19522 includes:
- a CDS encoding IS5 family transposase has protein sequence MKPKTTEEPQDRLFQDRLENMINMDHELVKLGDKINWKTFESTLGEVYIANKGRPGLPTRLMVGLHYLKGLRDLSDEATVMEFLENPYWQYF, from the coding sequence ATGAAGCCAAAGACCACAGAAGAACCTCAGGATAGATTATTTCAAGACAGGCTCGAAAACATGATCAATATGGACCATGAACTCGTAAAACTGGGCGATAAAATAAACTGGAAGACCTTCGAGAGTACATTAGGCGAGGTCTACATTGCGAACAAAGGTCGCCCCGGGCTTCCGACAAGGCTTATGGTCGGCCTTCACTATCTCAAAGGTCTTCGCGATCTTTCAGACGAAGCGACAGTTATGGAATTCCTAGAAAATCCATATTGGCAGTATTTTTGA